In one window of candidate division WOR-3 bacterium DNA:
- the rplK gene encoding 50S ribosomal protein L11, whose product MAKKVIATVKLQIPAGGATPAPPVGPALGQHGVNIMDFCKAFNAETKNLSGLIVPAVVTIYNDRTFSYLLKSPPAAVLLKQAAGIAKGSPVPNREKVGKVTRAQIKEIAQRKMKDLNSETIEQCMKIIEGTARGMGIVVED is encoded by the coding sequence ATGGCAAAAAAAGTTATCGCTACAGTTAAACTGCAGATACCAGCGGGCGGTGCTACACCAGCTCCCCCGGTTGGCCCTGCGCTCGGTCAACACGGCGTCAATATCATGGATTTCTGCAAAGCATTCAATGCGGAAACGAAAAATCTCTCCGGGCTGATCGTGCCTGCAGTAGTTACCATATACAATGACCGAACATTTTCCTATTTGCTCAAGAGCCCGCCTGCTGCCGTGTTGCTCAAACAAGCCGCTGGTATTGCCAAGGGCTCACCGGTTCCTAACCGCGAGAAAGTCGGCAAGGTTACCCGTGCGCAGATAAAGGAAATTGCCCAGCGCAAAATGAAAGACTTAAACAGCGAGACGATTGAGCAATGCATGAAAATAATTGAAGGTACTGCGAGAGGCATGGGCATAGTGGTGGAGGATTGA